A DNA window from Helianthus annuus cultivar XRQ/B chromosome 15, HanXRQr2.0-SUNRISE, whole genome shotgun sequence contains the following coding sequences:
- the LOC110914687 gene encoding uncharacterized protein DDB_G0284459, with product MIKLNVLDIVLFVLVVGLHPYTEGQVLPAVPAAPFSPRPLCNYQMALANQACAYLPFTQIPPPSPRAPFDAPPSEDEDTPPSDDEDTPPSDDEDTPPSDDEDTPPSDDDDDDDDDEDTPPSDDDDTLEPDHRHRHEHDDTDPNPHGDDDDDDDDDDDDDDDRGGGGGGKGGGSGGGGKGGSGGDGDRDGGRDRDRDRGRGRDRDRDRGRGRGRGRDRGRGRDRGRDHKRGRGRKHRHHHHRHRNTPVEEQCCKWLAQVDDQCVCELLVKLPPFLARPVHQYNVIIGRACNFTFSCGSGFWK from the coding sequence ATGATTAAACTCAACGTTCTTGATATCGTACTCTTCGTGTTGGTTGTCGGTCTTCATCCCTATACTGAAGGCCAAGTGCTCCCTGCGGTGCCGGCTGCCCCCTTTTCTCCTCGCCCACTTTGTAACTACCAAATGGCGCTTGCGAACCAAGCATGTGCGTATTTACCGTTCACACAAATCCCTCCACCGTCACCTCGGGCACCATTTGACGCACCACCATCCGAGGATGAGGACACGCCACCATCTGACGATGAGGACACACCCCCATCCGATGACGAGGATACACCCCCATCCGATGATGAGGACACGCCACCatccgatgatgatgatgacgatgatgatgacgaGGACACACCACCATCGGATGATGATGACACACTTGAGCCCGATCACAGGCATAGACATGAACATGATGACACTGACCCTAACCCTCATggtgatgatgacgatgatgatgacgacgacgATGACGACGACGATGAccgtggcggtggcggtggcggcaaAGGCGGCGGCAGTGGCGGTGGCGGCaaaggtggcagtggtggtgacGGTGACCGTGATGGCGGCCGTGACCGCGACCGCGACCGTGGCCGTGGCCGTGACCGTGACCGTGACCGTGGCCGTGGACGTGGACGTGGCCGTGACCGTGGCCGTGGACGTGACCGTGGTCGTGACCATAAACGTGGCCGTGGGCGTAAAcaccgtcatcatcatcataggCATAGAAACACACCCGTAGAAGAACAATGCTGCAAGTGGTTGGCCCAGGTTGATGATCAGTGTGTGTGCGAACTTCTCGTTAAGTTACCGCCCTTTCTTGCTAGACCGGTTCATCAGTACAATGTAATAATCGGTCGAGCTTGCAACTTCACTTTCTCATGTGGAAGTGGATTCT